One window from the genome of Armatimonadota bacterium encodes:
- a CDS encoding L-fucose/L-arabinose isomerase family protein — protein MAAPRVGILSFSDGREHVHREVAGIVEGFQERLANRLRAAGWTVVTGREVVWTVDLARSEARYLAAQGVEATVFNYAVWAWPHFSAVAANFAPAPILLFSNVNPQYPGLVAMLAAAGSLDQVGVFCGRVSGDVGDEAVFRKVMAFLRAAAVKNRLRGEVYGLIGGRSMGMYTAVPALDQWRRDFGVDIEHIDQFEIVRRAERIPDSRVEEGVRWWERHGATIHYDGRKLTPELLRRQLKAYLAVRELVDEWRLDFCGIKGQPELTNHFATMDVPEALLNDPYDWEGPHEPIVCATEADSDGALTMEVLKHLSGTPVLFADVRHYDAADDVWDLCNSGQHATYFAARSFDPADNLPRVHLYPAILYFPAGGASVMHVAAPGPVTLARLARRNGRYWMAIVPGEFVEFPAEVTERKVRATTPEWPHAFARFRVQPDVFLSEYDSNHIHGVYGDWVAELVWFCRMCGIEARVFDGRVRSSEEVQVGAG, from the coding sequence CGGGAACACGTCCACCGCGAGGTGGCAGGGATCGTGGAGGGGTTCCAGGAGCGCCTGGCGAACCGGCTGCGGGCGGCCGGGTGGACCGTCGTCACGGGCCGCGAGGTGGTGTGGACGGTGGACCTCGCCCGCAGCGAGGCCCGCTACCTGGCCGCCCAGGGGGTGGAGGCCACCGTGTTCAACTACGCGGTGTGGGCCTGGCCCCACTTCTCGGCGGTGGCGGCCAACTTCGCGCCGGCCCCCATCCTCCTGTTCTCCAACGTCAACCCTCAGTACCCGGGGCTGGTGGCCATGCTGGCGGCCGCCGGCAGCCTGGACCAGGTCGGCGTTTTCTGCGGCCGGGTGTCGGGGGACGTGGGCGACGAGGCCGTGTTCCGGAAGGTGATGGCCTTTCTGCGGGCTGCGGCGGTGAAGAACCGGCTCCGGGGGGAGGTGTACGGCCTCATCGGCGGTCGGTCCATGGGCATGTACACCGCGGTCCCGGCCCTGGACCAGTGGCGCCGCGACTTCGGCGTCGATATCGAGCACATCGACCAGTTCGAGATCGTCCGCCGCGCGGAGCGCATCCCGGACAGCCGGGTGGAGGAAGGGGTCCGGTGGTGGGAACGGCACGGCGCCACCATCCACTACGACGGCCGAAAACTGACCCCGGAGCTCCTGCGCCGCCAGCTCAAGGCCTACCTGGCGGTACGCGAGCTGGTGGACGAGTGGCGGCTGGATTTCTGTGGGATCAAGGGCCAGCCGGAGCTCACGAACCACTTCGCCACCATGGACGTACCGGAGGCGTTGCTGAACGACCCTTACGACTGGGAGGGGCCCCACGAGCCCATCGTGTGCGCCACTGAAGCGGACAGCGACGGAGCCCTGACCATGGAGGTGCTCAAGCACCTCAGCGGGACGCCCGTGCTGTTTGCCGACGTGCGGCACTACGACGCGGCGGACGACGTGTGGGACCTGTGCAACTCGGGACAGCACGCCACGTACTTCGCGGCCCGGTCCTTCGACCCCGCGGACAACCTGCCTCGGGTGCACCTGTACCCGGCCATCCTGTACTTCCCCGCGGGCGGAGCCTCCGTCATGCACGTGGCGGCTCCCGGTCCGGTGACCCTCGCCCGTCTGGCCCGCCGCAACGGGCGGTACTGGATGGCCATCGTGCCGGGGGAGTTCGTGGAGTTCCCCGCGGAGGTGACGGAACGGAAGGTCAGGGCTACCACCCCCGAGTGGCCGCACGCGTTCGCACGGTTCCGGGTCCAACCGGACGTGTTCCTGTCGGAGTACGACTCCAACCACATCCACGGGGTGTACGGCGACTGGGTCGCGGAGCTCGTGTGGTTCTGCCGGATGTGCGGGATTGAGGCGCGGGTGTTCGACGGCCGGGTCCGGTCGTCGGAAGAGGTGCAGGTCGGAGCAGGGTAG